Proteins encoded within one genomic window of Acyrthosiphon pisum isolate AL4f unplaced genomic scaffold, pea_aphid_22Mar2018_4r6ur Scaffold_3;HRSCAF=17, whole genome shotgun sequence:
- the LOC100572060 gene encoding uncharacterized protein LOC100572060 has protein sequence MMIKTFGLILFFSLSQSKNQFMPNLPLGEYRLVINKVYPCESTKNHPLKFNWYLSKKTSSITELKGNITSSIPFDDTLTLDVNFASWGSTGGWIPNSNMIITKKACSNIKMLAGNTWFTLIKGFKIPSDSCPIPVGTYITSGIDMKKIEDTNFNKVYFYGKYKLMIRYKNFKNEVVGCVVVEINLIRPWETQI, from the exons ATGATGATCAAAACATTcggacttattttatttttctcattgtCTCAATCCAAAAACCAATTTATGCCAAACTTGCCTTTG GGAGAATATCGTCTGGTGATTAATAAAGTATATCCGTGTGAATCAACGAAAAATCATCCACTTAAATTTAAttggtatttaagtaaaaagacATCAAGTATAACGGAATTAAAAGGGAATATAACATCATCGATACCTTTTGACGATACTCTTAca ctTGATGTAAACTTTGCATCTTGGGGTTCAACTGGTGGTTGGATACCAAATTCAAATATGATCATAACAAAAAAGGCTTgcagtaatataaaaatgctcGCAGGAAATACATGGTTTACACTTATAAAGGGTTTTAAGATTCCATCTGATAGTTGTCCAATACCAGTG GGCACATATATTACATCAGGGattgatatgaaaaaaattgaagatacTAATTTTAACaaggtttatttttatggaaaatataaattaatgattcggtataaaaatttcaaaaacgaaGTAGTTGGCTGCGTGGTTGTGGAGATTAATCTTATACGACCATGGGAAAcacaaatttga